In Halogeometricum borinquense DSM 11551, a single genomic region encodes these proteins:
- a CDS encoding ABC transporter permease subunit, whose protein sequence is MNGRHTATALLSVIRLEFRRHRRSRGTVGTLTGLALFCSFWSLHNLSISAYPPDASLVNDGVFSVVAPGQDLLLLDVATSVFVGPLLLCTGVLLGVGTVTTPRVEGTLRTVQTFPYGRRSVFLGLVFSRIAVVAVVIAVLMICTVVVASLSGVRLSPMVVFGFAGLLTLHVAGGVAVGAMLSTLRSQPIVVYLLGVVAAVGLLVFGGLLSSQFLPAGVVAPRTAFHVALAGLHENWTALFQQALADTTGDIRPLFGSTAAGILVLCAWVLVPTVLGAVSYERGDLH, encoded by the coding sequence ATGAACGGTCGGCATACCGCGACCGCCCTCCTGAGCGTCATCCGACTTGAGTTCCGCCGACACCGCCGCTCGCGCGGCACAGTCGGGACGCTCACTGGCCTCGCACTGTTCTGTTCCTTCTGGAGCCTCCATAACCTCTCCATCTCAGCGTATCCGCCGGATGCGTCGCTGGTGAACGACGGCGTGTTCTCCGTCGTCGCCCCCGGTCAGGATCTCCTGTTGCTTGATGTCGCTACTTCAGTCTTCGTCGGCCCGTTGTTGCTCTGTACTGGCGTCCTCCTCGGCGTGGGCACCGTCACGACGCCGCGTGTCGAGGGCACGCTCCGGACGGTCCAGACCTTCCCGTACGGCCGTCGGAGCGTGTTTCTTGGTCTGGTCTTTTCACGGATCGCAGTCGTTGCAGTTGTCATTGCCGTCCTTATGATCTGTACCGTCGTCGTCGCGTCCCTCTCCGGGGTTCGACTCTCTCCGATGGTGGTGTTTGGCTTCGCCGGTCTCCTGACACTCCACGTGGCTGGTGGCGTCGCCGTCGGCGCGATGCTCTCGACGCTCCGGAGCCAGCCCATCGTGGTATATCTGCTCGGAGTTGTCGCTGCCGTCGGCCTGCTGGTCTTCGGTGGTCTTCTCTCCTCGCAGTTCCTGCCGGCCGGTGTAGTCGCACCGCGGACCGCCTTCCACGTCGCACTGGCTGGCCTACACGAGAACTGGACGGCACTCTTCCAGCAGGCGCTGGCAGACACGACGGGTGACATTCGACCGCTGTTCGGCTCCACGGCGGCCGGAATACTCGTGTTGTGTGCATGGGTGCTGGTACCAACAGTGCTCGGCGCAGTCAGTTACGAACGGGGGGACCTCCACTGA
- a CDS encoding DUF7558 family protein gives MQQMLTGCASCDAPPGTETGKAHTWWQDERVTHPICVDCAIQREPNPDERDHVACDGCGLVVDTLAALTRFRVELGHLEGPLQLCARCSPGGLATYWTRDLEEHLVATPAE, from the coding sequence ATGCAGCAAATGCTCACTGGCTGTGCGTCCTGCGACGCGCCGCCTGGTACCGAGACTGGCAAGGCCCATACCTGGTGGCAGGACGAACGGGTCACCCACCCGATCTGCGTCGACTGCGCGATTCAGAGGGAGCCGAATCCCGACGAGCGCGATCACGTCGCTTGTGACGGCTGTGGACTGGTCGTCGACACACTTGCGGCACTGACCCGGTTCCGGGTCGAACTGGGGCATCTGGAAGGCCCGTTGCAGCTGTGCGCCCGCTGCAGTCCGGGCGGGCTCGCGACGTACTGGACGCGCGACCTCGAGGAGCATTTGGTCGCGACGCCGGCAGAGTGA
- a CDS encoding ABC transporter ATP-binding protein: protein MTDAPNHGTPAVVTDGFTKRFGSVTAVKELRMTVPAGSVYGLLGPNGAGKSTTIDALVGLVHATEGTVRVLGLDIRTSPVEIRRRTGILPDGFTPYERLTGREHLDAAACANGVTVDTDEALARVGLADAADRTAGGYSRGMSQRLGLAMALVGAPDLLVLDEPAAGLDPHGIKLLRRIIREEHARGATVLLSTHQLAQVEAVCDTVGIIDDGQLVAEDSAEALRRTVGTETTLRIRLAGSLDRASDLLHDLDGVAGVTAEGGALIVRCDAEQDTAGVIAELERSDVTLESYEKSHPGLEQVFEAYTDER, encoded by the coding sequence ATGACGGACGCACCCAACCACGGTACACCCGCAGTTGTGACCGATGGATTCACCAAGCGGTTCGGCTCCGTCACAGCCGTCAAGGAGCTCAGAATGACGGTGCCGGCTGGATCGGTGTACGGCCTGCTTGGTCCGAACGGGGCGGGAAAATCGACGACGATCGACGCGCTTGTCGGACTCGTCCACGCCACAGAGGGAACAGTCCGTGTCCTCGGGTTGGACATCCGGACCTCACCGGTCGAGATCCGCCGACGAACCGGTATCCTGCCGGACGGCTTCACCCCGTACGAGCGCCTGACTGGTCGGGAACACCTCGATGCCGCCGCCTGCGCGAACGGCGTGACGGTCGATACGGACGAGGCGCTGGCACGGGTCGGACTCGCCGACGCCGCCGACCGCACCGCTGGCGGCTACTCGCGCGGAATGAGCCAGCGGCTGGGGCTGGCGATGGCGCTCGTCGGCGCGCCTGACCTGCTCGTGCTCGACGAACCGGCGGCTGGACTTGATCCACACGGGATCAAGTTGTTGCGACGCATCATCCGCGAGGAACACGCCCGCGGCGCGACCGTCCTGCTCTCGACACACCAACTTGCACAGGTCGAAGCAGTCTGCGACACGGTCGGAATCATCGACGATGGACAGCTTGTCGCGGAGGACTCCGCAGAGGCCCTCCGGCGCACCGTTGGGACCGAGACGACGCTCCGCATCCGGCTGGCCGGGTCACTCGACCGGGCCAGCGATCTCCTGCATGATCTCGACGGCGTGGCTGGGGTGACGGCCGAAGGCGGCGCGCTCATTGTGCGGTGTGACGCTGAACAAGACACCGCCGGCGTCATCGCCGAACTCGAACGCTCCGACGTGACGCTCGAATCGTACGAGAAATCCCACCCCGGTCTCGAACAGGTGTTCGAGGCCTACACCGACGAACGGTGA
- a CDS encoding helix-turn-helix transcriptional regulator, with product MLRRIELEVLATVDRGDTISELATKLDHSESYLSRAVADLVEKGLVYTERDGRRKRVVPSDARAVERYQDLVRQHSHIDFPELLTGKALEVLYYLDQPRTVSEIADRSDNYRNTVNRVLKRFRDRGLVGSADGHYEFNADFDRLHEFARELAHHLHRQRLEAVAPKGTILWEDYDEFLAQAETEIDAEGFHETGLARFAAFDLQFLLTGHRYYVYSEDLDAVSPAELCCHTLLIDDGSRHRSYCLLLLSHVDVDEADLRAQAAKYGLEDEIDALLRYLETHGEVDDDRLPEWDEFQELAADYEVPLP from the coding sequence GTGCTCCGGCGCATCGAACTGGAGGTCCTTGCTACGGTCGACCGTGGCGACACGATCTCCGAACTCGCGACGAAGCTCGATCACAGCGAGAGCTACCTCTCCCGTGCCGTCGCCGACCTCGTTGAGAAGGGGCTCGTCTACACGGAACGCGACGGCCGGCGAAAACGAGTCGTCCCCTCGGATGCTCGTGCCGTCGAACGCTACCAGGACCTCGTTCGCCAGCACTCCCACATCGACTTCCCCGAGCTACTGACCGGCAAGGCACTCGAGGTGCTGTACTACCTCGACCAGCCGCGAACTGTCTCCGAGATTGCCGACCGGAGCGACAACTACCGCAATACGGTCAACCGCGTTCTCAAGCGGTTTCGCGACCGTGGGCTCGTCGGGTCGGCCGACGGCCACTACGAGTTCAACGCCGATTTCGACCGTCTCCACGAGTTCGCACGTGAACTCGCACATCATCTGCATCGCCAGCGCCTCGAAGCCGTCGCCCCGAAGGGGACGATTCTCTGGGAGGACTACGACGAATTCCTCGCGCAGGCCGAGACAGAGATCGACGCAGAGGGGTTCCACGAAACCGGCCTCGCTCGATTCGCGGCCTTCGACCTCCAGTTCCTGCTCACCGGCCACCGCTACTACGTCTACTCCGAAGACCTCGACGCAGTCTCGCCGGCGGAACTCTGCTGTCACACGCTGCTGATCGACGACGGCAGTCGCCACCGCTCGTACTGTCTCCTCCTGCTCAGCCACGTCGACGTCGACGAGGCGGACCTCCGAGCGCAGGCGGCGAAGTATGGCCTCGAAGACGAAATCGACGCCTTGCTCCGCTACCTCGAGACGCACGGCGAGGTCGACGACGACCGGCTCCCGGAGTGGGACGAGTTCCAGGAGTTGGCGGCTGACTACGAGGTGCCACTACCATAA
- a CDS encoding helix-turn-helix domain-containing protein, with translation MSALPSWIDERIDRNLDNTLSQEHVVKTMIESDRPFFSLRQLHARIKPEVSRATVRNRLQELQTIDVVATETYPDSITLYYINHPESDWPLSPEGKRALHTDTPLDRLSTRAFLTLSDTAGIRTLVLAGLQLSLVLFALGGVLTIVGADVSSTQSDIVLWDTAAELLVISLALLLVERLARWVRDRYSPLNLLPST, from the coding sequence GTGTCCGCGCTTCCGTCATGGATCGATGAACGGATCGATCGGAACCTCGACAACACGCTCTCCCAAGAGCACGTCGTCAAGACGATGATCGAGTCAGATCGACCGTTCTTCTCCCTTCGACAACTGCACGCACGTATCAAGCCCGAAGTGAGCAGGGCAACGGTCCGAAACCGGTTACAGGAGTTACAGACGATTGATGTCGTGGCCACAGAGACGTACCCCGACTCGATCACCCTGTACTACATTAACCATCCAGAATCGGACTGGCCGCTCTCACCGGAGGGAAAACGCGCGCTACACACAGATACCCCGCTGGACCGGCTCTCCACTCGTGCATTCCTCACGCTATCGGACACAGCAGGGATCCGCACGCTCGTGCTCGCTGGACTTCAGTTGAGTTTGGTGCTGTTCGCTCTCGGTGGTGTTCTCACAATCGTCGGTGCTGATGTAAGCAGTACGCAGAGCGATATCGTGCTGTGGGACACCGCAGCTGAGCTGCTGGTGATCAGCCTGGCGTTGCTCCTCGTAGAGCGACTCGCCCGCTGGGTCCGCGACCGATACAGCCCGTTGAACCTCCTCCCATCGACGTAA
- a CDS encoding ArsR/SmtB family transcription factor: MTDTTSSDSSKAESGDTSETDSDDSSEPDAAFAAVSDPTRIAILRELGSHARETGEETVGFAALRKRAGVEDSGRFRYHLNTLIGHFVAKEDDGYRLSHAGFEIVAAILAGRYTDHEQVGPTAVDGACNVCGAEATGIYENGRLEVTCANDHPLLSWAIPPNAATDATVNDLATLATSLIRHAIDLALQGVCSECYGTMTTRITSGKRDEDGSNRRDEGSEDGSGGDGDSDTSDKRTTPVFRGDCEMCGASLVGPAWFALTVHPTVDAFYHDHGVAVRDALLWELGHVEYDTKPVRDDDSVVISIVLDDERLDVTLSESGHVLETDVGPA, encoded by the coding sequence ATGACCGACACGACATCGAGCGATTCATCCAAGGCAGAATCAGGCGATACATCCGAGACGGACTCGGACGATTCGTCCGAACCCGACGCCGCCTTCGCGGCGGTGTCGGACCCGACGCGAATCGCCATTCTCCGCGAACTTGGATCCCACGCCCGTGAGACTGGAGAGGAGACGGTCGGCTTCGCGGCGTTGCGCAAGCGTGCGGGTGTCGAGGATTCCGGACGATTTCGGTACCATCTGAACACCCTCATCGGCCACTTCGTAGCGAAAGAAGACGACGGCTATCGACTGTCGCACGCCGGATTCGAAATCGTCGCCGCCATCCTCGCCGGACGGTACACCGATCACGAACAGGTCGGCCCGACCGCAGTTGACGGTGCGTGCAACGTCTGCGGTGCCGAGGCCACCGGTATCTACGAGAACGGCCGACTGGAGGTCACATGCGCGAACGACCATCCACTCCTCAGTTGGGCAATCCCGCCGAACGCAGCCACAGACGCCACGGTGAACGACTTGGCGACGTTGGCGACAAGCCTCATTCGCCACGCCATCGACCTCGCGCTGCAGGGTGTCTGTTCGGAGTGCTATGGAACCATGACCACTCGGATTACGTCCGGCAAACGCGACGAAGACGGGAGCAATCGAAGGGACGAGGGAAGTGAGGACGGGAGCGGTGGCGACGGAGACAGCGATACGAGTGACAAGCGGACGACCCCGGTTTTTCGGGGTGACTGCGAGATGTGCGGCGCTTCGTTAGTCGGCCCGGCGTGGTTCGCGCTCACCGTTCACCCGACAGTAGACGCATTCTACCACGACCACGGGGTAGCGGTCCGAGATGCCCTTCTTTGGGAGTTAGGCCACGTCGAGTACGATACGAAACCTGTGCGAGACGACGACAGTGTGGTCATCTCGATCGTCCTCGACGACGAACGGCTCGACGTGACGCTCTCGGAATCGGGGCACGTACTCGAAACGGATGTTGGACCGGCGTGA
- a CDS encoding DUF7437 domain-containing protein encodes MSRTSNRADGDIVQDFLSVADLLEEPQLAQLYAYLAREGEATVQNVMDDLKLAQGTAYSYVNRLVDAGVVDVTDDEQPRRYAAREIDLTVTTAAGDREYTITPALIDAVGRRETNADIDTYIDRHGVAGLATALTYAVARDRGEVTHRLMAEDLDISPLAAEMILQALRPVVHEHYEIEEAGAGLEELAIDGDGADDA; translated from the coding sequence GTGTCACGCACTTCAAACCGCGCCGACGGCGACATCGTCCAGGACTTCCTCTCGGTCGCCGATCTCCTCGAGGAGCCACAGCTGGCCCAGCTGTACGCGTACCTTGCTCGGGAGGGCGAGGCAACCGTCCAGAACGTGATGGACGACCTTAAGCTCGCCCAGGGGACGGCCTACAGCTACGTCAACCGGCTCGTCGACGCCGGCGTCGTCGACGTCACCGACGACGAGCAGCCCCGCCGGTACGCCGCCCGGGAGATCGACCTGACCGTGACGACGGCCGCCGGCGACCGTGAGTACACGATCACGCCGGCGCTCATCGACGCCGTCGGCCGCCGCGAGACGAATGCGGACATCGATACCTACATCGACCGCCACGGCGTCGCCGGCCTCGCGACGGCGCTCACCTATGCGGTCGCCCGCGATCGCGGCGAGGTGACCCACCGGTTGATGGCGGAAGATCTCGACATCTCGCCGCTGGCCGCGGAGATGATCCTCCAGGCGCTCCGCCCCGTCGTCCACGAACATTACGAGATCGAGGAGGCCGGGGCAGGGCTCGAGGAGTTGGCCATCGACGGCGACGGTGCTGACGACGCGTGA
- a CDS encoding DUF4870 domain-containing protein, which yields MTSASTSIAPGPELLNERSIGGILVHLLSIPTGVVGAGIVYLVATNEFTKRNARNALDWHLAVLALTVLTFSSVFTFAELTGQGITNGITLSEPIAAGGSFVISALFLVWMIITTCTFLVGFIATGKAIFGDAWRYPLTPALVERFSSQVELPGGWPIVIVGYVVFAPLVIGGVFLGPHEGAAFFATVFGLFGLILVLTPLTGVAMYLHAKRASQTDTAWEPHTAAYIGAPVLVAVLAYALSGAFTDSINPGGDAMYVFLAAFWVTSIAYVVRWRTALS from the coding sequence ATGACATCAGCATCCACATCCATCGCACCTGGTCCCGAACTGCTCAACGAACGATCGATCGGCGGCATTCTCGTTCACCTGCTGTCGATCCCAACTGGCGTCGTCGGCGCCGGAATAGTGTATCTCGTCGCGACCAACGAGTTCACCAAACGGAACGCTCGTAACGCACTCGACTGGCATCTTGCCGTGCTAGCACTGACAGTGCTGACGTTCAGCTCCGTATTCACCTTCGCCGAACTCACCGGACAGGGCATCACCAACGGGATTACGCTTTCCGAACCCATCGCCGCCGGGGGGAGTTTCGTCATCTCGGCGTTGTTCCTCGTCTGGATGATCATCACGACCTGTACGTTCCTTGTCGGATTCATCGCGACGGGCAAAGCAATATTCGGTGACGCGTGGCGATATCCGCTGACGCCGGCGCTCGTCGAGCGGTTCAGCTCACAGGTCGAACTCCCCGGTGGATGGCCAATCGTCATCGTCGGGTACGTGGTGTTCGCGCCGCTCGTCATCGGGGGAGTCTTTCTCGGGCCACATGAGGGAGCGGCCTTCTTCGCAACTGTATTCGGCTTGTTCGGTCTCATCTTGGTACTCACACCGCTGACCGGTGTTGCGATGTATCTTCACGCAAAACGCGCGAGCCAGACAGATACGGCTTGGGAGCCGCATACCGCCGCGTACATTGGGGCGCCTGTTCTCGTCGCTGTCCTCGCATACGCTCTCTCTGGGGCGTTTACTGACTCGATCAACCCTGGTGGCGACGCGATGTATGTCTTCCTCGCCGCGTTCTGGGTTACCTCAATCGCGTACGTGGTTCGGTGGAGAACGGCGTTGAGCTGA
- a CDS encoding DUF6036 family nucleotidyltransferase codes for MRPTFGREYIENEFQRIGDGLSAPLTVYLIGGGAMSLRDLKGATKDIDLVVPDGDAYGQLWAVLMDLGYAEVQSLDPDYRALGATSCVENDDGCRLDIFNQQVANKLVLTDGMQERSEPFLDTDRLTVRLVSNEDIFLFKAIAGRDDDIEDMNMLVQAGLDYDVVRDELEAQIKRLGDDQFATFANEALVELEERYGVTTPIEGRVQELTNRYYRGLEVLQALDESMTVDELAAELELDTDEVHDRLAYLSTFDRVRRDGDTVRPVE; via the coding sequence ATGAGACCAACATTCGGACGCGAGTACATCGAGAACGAATTCCAGCGCATCGGGGATGGCCTCTCAGCCCCGCTCACGGTCTACCTGATTGGTGGTGGCGCAATGTCGCTGCGCGACCTCAAGGGGGCGACGAAAGACATTGATCTGGTCGTCCCGGATGGCGACGCGTACGGCCAGCTGTGGGCGGTCCTGATGGACCTCGGGTATGCGGAGGTTCAATCGCTGGATCCAGATTACCGGGCGCTGGGGGCGACGAGCTGCGTCGAGAACGACGATGGGTGTCGCCTCGACATCTTCAACCAGCAGGTCGCGAACAAGCTCGTGCTCACCGACGGGATGCAAGAGCGCAGCGAGCCGTTCCTTGACACAGATCGACTGACGGTCCGGCTGGTCAGCAACGAGGATATCTTCCTGTTCAAGGCGATCGCCGGCCGCGACGACGACATCGAGGACATGAATATGCTCGTGCAGGCCGGCCTCGATTACGACGTCGTCCGGGATGAACTCGAAGCCCAGATCAAACGCCTGGGTGACGATCAGTTCGCCACGTTCGCGAACGAGGCCTTGGTCGAACTCGAGGAGCGATACGGGGTGACCACGCCGATCGAGGGGCGCGTCCAGGAGCTCACGAATCGGTACTACCGGGGGCTCGAAGTCCTCCAGGCACTCGACGAGTCGATGACCGTCGACGAACTGGCCGCCGAACTGGAGCTGGATACTGACGAGGTTCACGACCGGCTCGCGTATCTCTCAACGTTCGACCGGGTCCGTCGAGATGGCGACACAGTCCGTCCCGTGGAGTAG
- a CDS encoding ABC transporter permease subunit — protein sequence MTGRSSLRRLAVQTGRVARQELLWLRRSWTVPAVAVLFTLAVVSVVRRADPPSPGEQPLTLLALVPDGDPLSTTAVVLFTLARVLTLFLPLVAVVLAAGALAGDAESGRLRTLQTFPVSRRAVVGGKLLARSAVVGSVVAVGLAAGALVSWFRFGTVDPVSYGLFLLVSVGLSLSLTGITVAVSTLTTARSRAIALSLGPLLGCAFFGVDPGVPTVLRTGLLVQPYQLLVAGTHSQLVAIPRVVSTSFPRTQLDGLALSDGISLWALCAWPVVLLRISAGRYRRRDL from the coding sequence GTGACGGGCCGTTCGTCGCTTCGTCGGCTAGCGGTTCAGACGGGTCGCGTCGCCCGACAGGAACTCCTGTGGCTCCGGCGTAGCTGGACCGTGCCCGCTGTCGCCGTCCTGTTCACTCTCGCGGTCGTGAGTGTCGTTCGGCGGGCCGACCCGCCCAGTCCGGGTGAACAGCCACTCACGCTCCTTGCGCTGGTCCCCGACGGCGATCCCCTCTCAACGACCGCAGTCGTTCTGTTCACCCTCGCACGCGTACTGACACTCTTCCTCCCGCTCGTCGCCGTGGTGCTCGCGGCTGGAGCGCTCGCCGGCGACGCCGAATCAGGACGGCTCCGGACGCTCCAGACGTTCCCGGTCTCACGTCGCGCGGTTGTCGGTGGGAAACTCCTCGCTCGGTCGGCTGTTGTAGGAAGTGTGGTCGCAGTCGGCCTGGCCGCGGGCGCGTTGGTGTCATGGTTCCGATTCGGCACCGTCGATCCGGTCAGTTACGGCCTGTTCCTCCTCGTCTCTGTGGGACTCTCGCTGTCGCTTACTGGGATTACCGTGGCAGTCTCGACGCTGACTACGGCGCGCTCCCGGGCAATCGCCCTCTCGCTGGGACCGCTTCTCGGCTGCGCGTTCTTCGGAGTTGACCCGGGTGTCCCCACAGTGCTTCGGACTGGACTGCTCGTTCAACCTTACCAGCTCCTCGTTGCGGGGACCCACTCCCAGCTTGTCGCCATCCCGCGGGTGGTGTCGACTAGCTTCCCGCGGACGCAACTCGACGGACTCGCCCTCTCAGACGGAATTTCGCTCTGGGCACTGTGTGCGTGGCCTGTCGTGCTACTCCGGATCTCGGCGGGTCGGTACCGTCGTCGGGACCTGTAG